The following proteins come from a genomic window of Miscanthus floridulus cultivar M001 chromosome 2, ASM1932011v1, whole genome shotgun sequence:
- the LOC136538540 gene encoding co-chaperone protein p23-2-like → MSSSGALPATGIQHIGRQPEVLWAQRSEKIYLTISLPDTKDVVLKTDAKGLFTFSAVAHGEPFSFTLELFDSVLPEGSKTKTKMGLRNIICSIQKEKKGWWKRLLKSEEKHPYIKVDWNKWCDEDEESEVSGDSDDGFDEANEGDESDDDNGMLYLPDLENLRGK, encoded by the exons ATGTCTTCGTCGGGCGCTTTGCCGGCGACGGGAATCCAGCACATCGG CCGCCAACCTGAGGTTTTGTGGGCTCAGCGCTCCGAGAAGATCTACTTGACTATCTCATTGCCAGATACGAAAGATGTTGTGTTAAAGACTGATGCTAAGGGCCTCTTTACCTTCTCTGCTGTTGCCCATGGGGAACCTTTTAGCTTCACTTTGGAGCTTTTTGATTCAGTACTGCCAGAG GGAAGTAAAACGAAGACAAAGATGGGCCTGCGAAACATAATCTGTTCAATccagaaagaaaagaaaggttgGTGGAAGCGCTTGCTGAAGTCAGAGGAAAAGCATCCATACATCAAAGTTGACTGGAACAAATGGTGTGATGAGGATGAAGAGTCTG AGGTCTCTGGGGATTCAGATGATGGCTTTGATGAG GCAAACGAAggcgatgaaagtgatgatgacaacGGGATGCTTT ATCTCCCTGACCTTGAAAATCTAAGGGGCAAGTGA